CTTCTTATCATCGTTGTCCTGCTGACAATCTACTGCCTGCGGTGAATAAATCTGTACATACACATTAACACTTTCTCACTCATTCCAGCTCCCTTTTCACGTGTATGTGCACGAGCATGAGGGTGAATACATCAGGTCGGGGCAtcggggtggggtggggtggttTTTAAATAGGCGGTCAGCAGTGGCTTATGGATAAACAGCTGCTCTTCCACTAAGACAATAAACAAAGACGGCTAGGTCAAGTCACGCCAGAGACACTCATTCACTGACCAGCCAGCTGACAACAACATGAGGAGGAACAGCTTTGGTGCTATGAGATGGTTGATATTGGTTTTGGTATTTGTTGTTTACTTATGTGCTTAGTGGCACCATTGTAGAGATCAAGCttagctctttttttctctttaatagaTGGTTGTGCTTTTCTTCACCTCTCACCCTGTCTTTACTGTAGGTTCAAAAACCACAGGAAAGCTCTGGTTACCTCAGTGGATAAAAAAATTCCAAACGGCTTCTTGGAGGAGCAAGGTACGTCTGTGCTGTACTCAATATAACCACTGCATGAAAATATAAAGCaacctttttgctttttaagcctttttttatttggtttgtAAATTCAATCTCTTTATGGACAAGAAAGATTTCACGATCTGGAGTCCAAAGTAGCTGTGAAGGCTCTTACGCTGTAGGGAACCATATGAAGTTTCACTTCAAGTAAAAAAACgacataaataaacagaaaggcCAAATTCTGAGTTAAGACAGTTTTGTGCAGCAGGGACATGTTTATGGCTTAAGAAATCATTTCTGTCGTGATATACCCCCTGAAGTAGGAAATCTTAATAGCTATCAGGCTTGTTTTTGCAGGTGCTGTAAGAGCTTGTAATGTTCTCTACAGGGAGACATTAGCAGTCTGACCACCATATATTCTTTTAACCACAGGAGAGCAGACAGTGGTCCTCCTCCCCAGATCTCCTTCACCATCCAAGAGGTACTTCCCTATCCCTTTGGACTCATTGGAGGAGGAGTACCGGATACGCTCTGCAGATGATGGCAAGCTCTTCAGAGAAGAGTTCAATGTAAGCATGCATTTATTTGGTGTGGATTGAGATCTTTGTTCTGCAACCATACAGCAAAAAGTGTACAAAAACAGTACTAAGATTATATGTTAGCAGCCTTTGTACCCGTGGCTTTATTTTTATCTCATGAGGATTGGATTCTCTCTTTATAGTCACTGCCGTGTTACTACCACCATGGGTCCTTTGAGGAGGCGAGCAGAGAGcacaacagagagaaaaacagatatCCAAATATTTTACCATGTGAGTGAGGATCTATATTCTGCAGTTGGAgacagtatttctgcaaaagcCCTCTGGCTGCAGACTTATTGATAGCCAACATAAGGAAACGTGCTGTGGGCTGAAATGAAAATTAAGAACCActtttatttaccttttttcccctctgttcCACAGACGATCATTCAAGGGTGGTGTTAAGTCATCTCGATGGACACTTGTGCTCAGACTACATAAATGCATCTTACATAGATGTGAGTAGTAATTATGTTAAGCTATAAAGTGAATAAATATCCTCATCAAAATGTTCATTcactactgtttttttttttatcaccacAGGGTtataaagaaaagaacaaattcaTTGCAGCTCAAGGTAAATGCACATTTTCTCTCATCTTACCCAAGTCTATAACCATTTTCACTTTGGTTTTACTACATTTCTTGGTTCTGTTTTAGGTCCAAAACCTGAGACAGTGGCTGACTTCTGGCGGATGATTTGGGAACAGAAAACAGCAACTATAGTAATGCTGACGAATTTAAAAGAAAGGAAGGAGGTATTCTCTCTCTGCACTGCATTATtctaaagaaatataaaatccCTGTGCCTCCGATGCACATTTAGTGAAAACCCTTTTAAGTTCTCAAGACCCAAAGTCATGGACATAATTTATTCGACCCCCTCTCTTAACTGAGAATCCATGCAAAGTGTCACCCAGCAGATTACTTAGCATCGCATTAAATTTAGCCTCAAAGGGATGATCAATTGAGCGCTCAACAGCAGGTTTGATGGGGCAGAATAGAGGCAATGGGGATCAATGATGAAATAATTGTTGATAAGATCCTAGGAGGCTTCATGATAATTAGTCTGAGAATGTATTTAATGAGTTGAAACGTCATTGTGAAGATCTTATTGACTGAAAGAGTAGCACAAAGTCGCTGTGAGTGCCTTTGAATTTGTAAAAGGCACACATCAAATAGATAGTTTTATATGTAGCTATAGTATATACAAAATAGATGCATGTCTATAGCAACAATTGCAAGGACAAATGAACTCCTATGCATTTTTAGTGGCATTCATTTTCCTTCCAGTACCACAAAAATaatttgtattgtttttctCCATTACCAGGAAAAATGTTATCAGTACTGGCCAGAAAAAGGCTGCTGGATGTACGGGAACATCAGGGTGGCATTAGAGGATGTCATTGTACTGGTGGACTACACCATTAGAAAATTTTGTGTTCAATATGTAAGTAAAATATGTGAATCTACACATACTACAAATGTACACGTTAGTCTTACAGGAGCTGCTAGGCCATGTAAACCATGGCATGAAGCACAGAGTGCACAGAGGTTTAGAAACTATTAGTTTTAAAGTCAGGACAGCGTTGGAGTCTTTTACACACTATGCACCTTAGCACTTGCCTTGTAGTAAAACTGTAGCACTTATACGTGATAGCGGAATATCTATGAGGGAAGAAATTGCACAAAGATTCATGAcgaggtgcttgattttatacagccgtggcaatgggactgaaaacaccCAAATTCACAAATTAAGAGGTGTGACCCAATACTTTTGTGCATATTGTGTATAAACACCTGCCAAAGTACTGAAAAACATCTTTGTGGTAATTCCTGCTAGAGTAGGTGTTTCCAGGAGTATATTTCACACActggtgtgcgtgtgtgatatggttttgcagctgttaaATACTGTACTGtaaggaaaggaaaaataaacttACAttactgcttttatttaaacatcTACACATGGTTTAAAAGTAATAGTGTAATTTtacaagttattcttaatattcTTTTTAATTACTGTAATAATGTAACAACCTATGTGTGTAGTTGCTAGGTTCTTATTAAATATTGAAGATGAAACTAAGCCGCGTTGAGATGGTGCAAAAATGGTCCCCATGGGGAAATTGGAGCATTTTAGCAAACGTTAATAGGAtccaaaatataataaataaatgaaaaaccaGTATGGAAACATATTAGAGAATATCAAAGGCTACAGATAACAGACACAGcataaattataaatatgtaggtgtatttaaaatacagcgAGAACTGTATTAATATGCAGTGTTTGGCTCCGTCATTTTATCTTTCGAAATTCATACACATACAGTATCTgtattttttcttgtctttttgacTGTCGAGTTGGATGCCAACTCAGTGTACTGCGAAGCCTTCAGATTCCAAAATTCACTTTGTTCCCTCTCCATCTGAAGCTAGACGAGCACAGATATCCTCTCTGACTCTAAAAACTGTGACTGCTGTAGCTCTTCAGTACAAGCTGACAGACTGGGTGCTTTAACATTCAGCTCTCAGAACACAAAGCAACCAAGTGTTCAAGAGAATGGAATTCTGATCTCTAGAGTATCGATGAGAAATGAAAGTGAGGCAAAGTGTTTAATAATTACATTCTACCCCAAAaagcaaaatgacaaaaaaatcaataaaactgaagttCCTTTTCTAGTAGGTATCAGTTTGTGGTTGGCTGgctttgtaaaaaataaaaagacagatGACTTATTTGTGCCTTCAAAGCATTATTTATGCACCGATATGAACCTTGTGCGTCTTTGCTTCACAGCAGGGCAGCGATGGTCCCAGAGCTCCCCGGCTGGTCACCCAGCTTCACTTTACCAGCTGGCCAGACTTCGGAGTGCCATTCTCACCCATCGGCATGCTGAAATTCCTCAAGAAGGTCAAAGCTGTCAATCCATCCTACGCTGGACCTATTGTTGTGCACTGCAGGTAAAATGTGCAGTAAAAAGGAGGCCAGAAGAAGGCATCTGAGCACAGTTATATAAATCCGGTGTGAGCTGATGCATTTCATTGTTAGGATGCAGGAAAGACTTTTTCAGTGCTCATAGTTATGAGTAAAGGTAacaaatttaataaaaactgcagttaaGCCCATTGTGGATGAATAAAAATCCTTGCATAGGGTGTATATATGTTGCCTGACCAACCAGTGTTAAGCCCCACCAAAGAAATCTGCAGCCAACTGTAGCAACTGCTGCAACAGGTGCTCAGGGAGGTGGAACTGTTGTTCTTGAATGGGGCCCATTGAAAAGACCTCAACACCCCACCGTGGAATCCAAGCTCTGTGCTCCCAGAGGTGTCGTCTGCTGAAATGACCCCTGTAAATTTATTAGGGCTGTGCTTGGGCTTCAGAGGTGAAGTACTTCTACATATGGTTGTAGCTGCTCACAATTGACTTCTATGTTGAGAGAAATATAATAACTTGTgccaaaaaaaaagtgcttagAAAATGTAATGTTCAGGTGTTTGTGGTATGTATACATTCACTCCTGTGAAGGCTCTTgcacatgtaaatataatattacaTTCAAGCCTTTCCAAACACATTTTTCGGTGTTCTGTACACTTTGCTGTTTGTTACAGAGAAGACCTTGAGGCTTCTTGTTTGTGTTTCCACAGTGCCGGGGTTGGGCGGACTGGGACATTCATTGTCATTGACAGCATGATCGACATGATGCACATAGAACAGAGAGTGGATGTCTTTGGGTTTGTGAGCAGAATACGAGAACAGCGCTGTCAACTGATCCAGACAGATGTAAGTATTGACCCTTTCCGACCTGTTGTACCTTGGACTGACAGCTCAACTCGCTGCTCTGGTCGTGGCATAAACAAGCGAGGGCATAGGAAACAACAATGTCTGTGATGCAAAAATAGTGGGAAATAGTTTGGCAAACCAAAGCAACTACTTCTACAACTTCGTCTTCTTGTCTTCCTCTTTCTTAGATGCAGTACTCCTTTATCTACCAGGCTCTGCTGGAGTACTATCTGTATGGAGATACAGAGCTAGATGTGTGCTCTCTGGAGGGCCATCTGCAGAGGCTTCACAACACCAGGGCTCCCCACGACAGGCTGGGCCTGGAGGAGGAGTTCAGGGTACGAAGAAAGAAGCTCTCTCTTAAACATTTCAGTCAGTAATGAATCGTGCCCATCACCCTGCGCCCTGCATGGGTATATTTTCATGGAAAACTTGCCCAGGGTGCAGCTCTTGGCAGTAGTAACATAAATAACAATGCTTTGGATCAACTAAACTTTATAAGGCACTACCATCTGCCTCATAGAATTTACTGTAGCTCTGTGAAAATTTCACGTTTTTGCTACAAAGTATCTTCACAGTTCCCTACACACTAGAAGGAATTATTCCCCAGtgcctcttcttcacctcttctTCGTCTCTACCTTAATGTTTTTTGTCCAGCTTCTTGGCTTTTACTTGTTACAAGTATGGAAATGTTCCAGCGTcatctgcttttaaaaaaaatcaccagcTTTATTAGCATTGTACTTTCCTATATGTACTTTTTCATCATTTCCGTCTGTGCGTGTTTTCTCCCATCAGAAGCTGACCAACGTTCGCATAATGAAGGAGAACATGAGAACTGGGAACCTTCCTGCCAACATGAAGAAGAACCGTGTGCTTCAGATCATTCCGTGTAAGGACTCACTCATACTCGGAACAGTTTCATAATACATCACATCTAAGTAACATCAAAGTATCACCCTGCTGGTGATTTTATAGATGCCGTACACAGATATCTGGATAATCAGCTCATGTCTCTGTGATCAGTGACATTTAAATTGGGCTTCTATCTTTACTTTATGTTGCAGTTGGAGTAGGAAAAGTAAGCCTGGGTACAACTTTTTACACTGAAAACAGATATAGACTGCGGCGCGTTTGGCCTTAATAACACAGCTAAAGTTTTAGCTCggctaggattttttttttttcgtcagCCCTtttcaaagttttattttattaggaATCACTTGTGAAAagtttcattttccttttttctgtttgcagaTGATTTCAACCGAGTAATACTCTCAGTGAAAAGAGGACAGGAGTTCACCGACTACATCAATGCCTCCTTTATTGATGTAAGCACTCCCTCACGACCTCCTGTATAGATTTCCCATAGAAGTATATATAAAGCTCATTGTTTCCTTTACAAACAATGCAAAATATTATGTTTGCTGCACTCTCAAGTGTTGTTTACCAGATGATCTGCCCTCCAGGGCTACAGGCAGAAGGACTATTTTATCGCAACCCAGGGCCCACTGTCTCACACAGTGGAGGACTTCTGGAGGATGGTGTGGGAGTGGAGGTGCCATTCAATCGTTATGCTCACCGAACTCAAAGAGAGGGAGCAGGTACAGTATGGTGTTCTTGCAAAAGTACAGGTTGAAAAGCAGAGTTGAGCATTTAAAccatatattattatttaatttttcatatttattttccaTACAGTTTGCATACTTGTCAATGTGTGTTGTGGTTTTGTCTTTATTAATTTTCATGTTATAATAACCAAACACTATATAAACCAGTTAACTGTAGCCCATTTGCGTTTCCATTTGAACTCTTCAAACAGGAAAAGTGTTACCGGTATTGGCCATCAGAGGGCAGTGTAACATTTGGAGATTATACGGTGGAGCTGACTGGAGATACACAGTGTGAAACCTTCACTCTCAAAGACATGGTTCTCACCTACAGACCAGTGCgtaatgtttaattaaaacacttaACAATATTAAAATTGACATTTCACTTGAACAAATTTCCCAACCTGTTTTCTTTGTGCTGTTATCATCAAAGCAAATTAAAGTTCATGTCATTTCAttccatttacattttttaattagaTGAAAATAACAATCAGATTTGCCCAACACCAGGAAAAGCAGTCACAACATGTCCGACACTTCCACTTCCACGGATGGCCTGAGATTGGAATACCAGCCGAGGGAAGAGGGATGATTGACATTATTGCCGCTGtgcagaggcagcagcagcagtctggAAACCGTCCCATAATTGTGCACTGCAGGTGAGGAACTTCAATTTGAGAATTCTGCAGCGTAGTGCACATCATCAGATGGAAATTATATACACTATATTACACTTTGTGGCTGTCCACTCATGCTTTTTAATATAACCCGTTTCATTTTCCCTACTTTTTGCTCCTACAAATGTCTGTTAcaataaattgtacatttttccTCTCCTCAGTAGGCTTGGTGTTCTATGCCTAAACCACTTATGTGATCCCTTATAAAGACTTAGCTGTGAAAGCTTTGATCAGAACCTAGCTTCAGGTGAAGTGATTCTAAAGCAGCATGCCCCTGTGGGATTGATCCAATCCACTGATTCACAGTCAATTAAAACCTCTCAAAGTGAAATCTCCTCTGACTCCCACTATGATTAATCTGATAAGATGAGCTAACGACAGGAAATGGTGTCATCACTCTCTTCTATTCCTTCATCACCACTTGTCTAAGAGGggctttttaaagctttttctctgtctcttggGAATGGGGCTAACCCGCTGCAATCCCTAACGTCTCTCTACACTTCTCTTCCAAATCGCACATCGCTCTCGCGCTCACtccttgtctctctctgtctttctccctCCATCCCACCATCATTGTAAACATTGACTCAGTCAAACACTGAGCTTCCAGACTGATTAGTGTTAGCGTTTGGATTAGCCTCTCTTTAAGTGGGGATAATTATTAGCACCATTACACAGAGGTCACCTTTTTCTCCCGCTAacttttttttagttaaatgGAAAAAGGATGTGGTGAGATTACAAGAGTTTCATTGCAGTTTTACTCTTAAGAAATGGTTCCTTTTCTTGTTGTTCATCTTCTGCGGTGTGTTTTATAATTATCTGTAGTTCCTCTGCAAAGTTttaatgttcacattttatGATGAGATTCCTAATATTTTTGTCCTAATGACCTCAGTGCCGGTGCAGGACGAACGGGTACCTTCATTGCCCTCAGTAACATTCTGGAAAGAGTGAAAGCTGAAGGCCTCCTGGACGTTTTTCAGACAGTCAAGAGTTTACGCATGCAGAGACCACACATGGTTCAGACCGTGGTAGGTGAAAAACTACATAACATCAAACCTGCTGTGCATAAACATGTTTGGAATCATTTCTGCACGGTGACACTTTTTCTTTCGCTTTTCTCTGCAGGAGCAATACGACTTCTGCTACAGAGTGGTCCAGGATTTTGTTGACATTTTCTCAGACTACGCCAATTTCAAATAGTGTAATAATGCTCTGTATGCTTTGTGTCAAATTAACATATGCAATTTTTTCTGAATGTTGTTTTCTAAAGCAAGCAATTTTAGTATTTTGCACTTGAGTACAGATTTAAACTAAATGGTGTAATATACTTTAATATAACTGAAAACATGTGGTCCACAAAAAAGTCTGTCTCTTATGAGAATGTTTGATCTTCAAGTACCCCATTGTAAAATGTAGTAATTCAAATTTTACTTAATGGCTTGgataaattataaaaaaaaaatttataatgcaaaaatacaacattttagAATTGTTAAAGAGAGTATTAATTGAATTGCAACATTATCAacattatatgtatatatatatatatatatatatatatatatatatatatatatatatatatatatatatatatatatatatgtatatatatatgaaccCAGTGCATTGTACAGTGcacctgttttcattttagttaCTGGGCACAATGCCTTGAGTTTACATTGTACTTTATGTTGCACACTTAACATGTTTAATTGGTGTGAAGAGcaaaaaaagtgtgtttcacGAATACAGTAGGATGCAATTAATAATGTTTTTTCTAAAATAATATTGACCAGTATGTGTAACTAGTATTTATGATCTACttttatttcaaagtaaaacataaaATTTCAGACACAATTCATTCTGTTAGACGCTGCAAATTACCTCACTTCTGTCTGGGAATAACTTAacagctgctgcctgctgcaATATTATTCAACTTCAccaactttctttttgcctgtgGCAATATTACTTAGTGGATTCGTGCCTGACTCTGCAAAATGTAATTAGCCCACATTGGAACAGGCAGAAAATATTGTATTATTACATGAATTCAAATGTATCATTGCAGTcacattttacttaaaaaacatttttatacacCTTTTTGCATGTTTGCATAAAGCAGTGCCATACTGATTAGAAGTTCTAGTCGTGAAAGACTTGTCACCAAGTGACACAATTTTAATAAAGATAAGACAGATGTTTACTGTATGTTTAATTTAGatattatatatacatttttaaaaatgcattgtttttCAATGGTGGTCTCATGTATGGATCATCGGCTAACTGTTTGTAGAGACACTTCTCAgaatataaattatatatatataagtgtgtaagaaaagaaaggaaaaacacagtAGAAACAGCTGATAATTGATGCAGCTAAACCTTTTTCATTCACTGGAAGCAAGAAGTGAGAAGAAAGCATTGATCTCAAATAACAATGCTCGGGCAAAATATGAATCATGCACACGCTGGCATTTTTTGACTGTAATAGCTACAGTTGTCTTGGTTTCATATTTAAATGGCAAAAACAAAGCATATATTTTTGCAAGGCTTCtacttaattatttttcaacagtATGCTCGGGAGTTTTGGTGAAGAGCTTTCTACTGTGTTTGTACTTTCATTATCGTAACTTTGTAAGATTGGTTCATTCATGACACACTGATCATTTTCTTCAGTTAATTTAGTCTGTACATAAATACTAGTGGCCATTGATCATCACTAAGGTTTACTGCAATGTTGACTTTAATCTTTTGTCATGCAGAAGGAATGTTATGAAGTAAGGGTATTGACAGTGAGACCTTGCTGCAGATGTTAGAAATGCACAAGCATCTTGTTTCactgatgtttctgccttttccaTCTGTATGGATTTGAACGTTATTTCTGAAAGCTGAATCCAATAAATAATTGATGGTAAGGAACATCGGAGTTCATCTTAATGTTGTCTTTTTGTCTGCCTCTTTACTGCAAGCACAGTGATGTttgttgttatatttttaatgctgtGTGAACTGTCACGGTGATGTCAGCATATCTGAGCACTTAGCCAACTCCATTAGTAGTATTTTGTGTCCCATTAGTCAGTGAATGTGTCACACCTGCAGATGGGGATTATAATCCTGACAGCAGCCTTGTACAACACCTATAAAATCCCCCCACTGCCTAATGCGACACATGCTAACAAGGCAAATACAGAGGTGAGTCAGTAGTCACTTAAATTTGTTCAATGTTCATTAAGTTAAAAGTACTCCTCTCCTTAATTACTATCTAAAATGTTTACTAGTGTCTGGTGATGCTTTACAGTCCCCGCTCTGCAAGCCAAGGAGCTGTGAGCAAGGATACTGTGGCATTACTGTttctttttgggggtttttactACAATTTTGGCTTCCCCTGCAGTTCTAATGGAAGCAGGCAGCAGAGTTATAATGCAGGTGTTGTTGCTGGCGTTGGTGGTTCAGGTCACCCTGTCCCAGCACTGGTCCTATGGATGGCTACCAGGTGGAAAGAGAAGTGTGGGAGAACTTGAGGCAACCATTAGGGTGAGTAATTATTATATGTGGAACTGAATGAAATGTTAAATAAGAGCAAAATGTAACAGGAACGACTAAAACACTTCAAACCTGCTGTTAATGGGATCAGATTGGAACATCTTCTAAATTCTCTTTTACTCTACATAGATGATGGGCACAGGAGGGGTGGTGTCTCTTCCCGATGAGGCAAATGCCCAAACCCAAGAGAGACTTAGACCATACAATATAGTAAGTGCCTATTATGCATAATTTATCACCAATGTCTAGTTCAATTGTACAATATTAATGTACACTACACCACTGTGTGCCAGTGTGTTCCAAAGCGGCAATGACAATATACAAACTGCTCagtgactgtttttatttttccctcttCGCATGAAAGAATATGGGTGTGACTCCTTTTAGTTTTGGGAGTGGTGATAGATGTAGTGCAaatttttctctcttgtttgatATCTACTGAGCCTACATATCAATTCAAATTGACATATTTTtagattaaatatttaaagaagcAGCTCGAATGACTGACTCgtgtttaattttaatctctTCAGATTAATGATGATTCCAGTCACTTTGACCGAAAAAAAAGGTTCCCTAATAATT
The Pelmatolapia mariae isolate MD_Pm_ZW linkage group LG13, Pm_UMD_F_2, whole genome shotgun sequence DNA segment above includes these coding regions:
- the LOC134639776 gene encoding receptor-type tyrosine-protein phosphatase epsilon-like isoform X1, with protein sequence MVLFLIGISIPVNNSSHENQTAGNSTHQGVHVLPSTLVLSLLLIIVVLLTIYCLRFKNHRKALVTSVDKKIPNGFLEEQGEQTVVLLPRSPSPSKRYFPIPLDSLEEEYRIRSADDGKLFREEFNSLPCYYHHGSFEEASREHNREKNRYPNILPYDHSRVVLSHLDGHLCSDYINASYIDGYKEKNKFIAAQGPKPETVADFWRMIWEQKTATIVMLTNLKERKEEKCYQYWPEKGCWMYGNIRVALEDVIVLVDYTIRKFCVQYQGSDGPRAPRLVTQLHFTSWPDFGVPFSPIGMLKFLKKVKAVNPSYAGPIVVHCSAGVGRTGTFIVIDSMIDMMHIEQRVDVFGFVSRIREQRCQLIQTDMQYSFIYQALLEYYLYGDTELDVCSLEGHLQRLHNTRAPHDRLGLEEEFRKLTNVRIMKENMRTGNLPANMKKNRVLQIIPYDFNRVILSVKRGQEFTDYINASFIDGYRQKDYFIATQGPLSHTVEDFWRMVWEWRCHSIVMLTELKEREQEKCYRYWPSEGSVTFGDYTVELTGDTQCETFTLKDMVLTYRPEKQSQHVRHFHFHGWPEIGIPAEGRGMIDIIAAVQRQQQQSGNRPIIVHCSAGAGRTGTFIALSNILERVKAEGLLDVFQTVKSLRMQRPHMVQTVEQYDFCYRVVQDFVDIFSDYANFK
- the LOC134639776 gene encoding receptor-type tyrosine-protein phosphatase epsilon-like isoform X2 codes for the protein MRRNSFGAMRWFKNHRKALVTSVDKKIPNGFLEEQGEQTVVLLPRSPSPSKRYFPIPLDSLEEEYRIRSADDGKLFREEFNSLPCYYHHGSFEEASREHNREKNRYPNILPYDHSRVVLSHLDGHLCSDYINASYIDGYKEKNKFIAAQGPKPETVADFWRMIWEQKTATIVMLTNLKERKEEKCYQYWPEKGCWMYGNIRVALEDVIVLVDYTIRKFCVQYQGSDGPRAPRLVTQLHFTSWPDFGVPFSPIGMLKFLKKVKAVNPSYAGPIVVHCSAGVGRTGTFIVIDSMIDMMHIEQRVDVFGFVSRIREQRCQLIQTDMQYSFIYQALLEYYLYGDTELDVCSLEGHLQRLHNTRAPHDRLGLEEEFRKLTNVRIMKENMRTGNLPANMKKNRVLQIIPYDFNRVILSVKRGQEFTDYINASFIDGYRQKDYFIATQGPLSHTVEDFWRMVWEWRCHSIVMLTELKEREQEKCYRYWPSEGSVTFGDYTVELTGDTQCETFTLKDMVLTYRPEKQSQHVRHFHFHGWPEIGIPAEGRGMIDIIAAVQRQQQQSGNRPIIVHCSAGAGRTGTFIALSNILERVKAEGLLDVFQTVKSLRMQRPHMVQTVEQYDFCYRVVQDFVDIFSDYANFK